One part of the Malus sylvestris chromosome 2, drMalSylv7.2, whole genome shotgun sequence genome encodes these proteins:
- the LOC126613692 gene encoding copper-transporting ATPase HMA4-like produces MAWMVHPWRIWSFPENWIPKGMDKFELALQCGISVLVVACPYALGLATPTAVMVATGKGASQGVIIKGGNELEKAHKVKTVVLDKTGTLTVGKPVVVNAVMQCSSPISHAHNNVQVGPEVEKYVSEHENLARTCVLVAIDGMIAGSFAVTDPVKQEAARVISYLFTR; encoded by the exons ATGGCTTGGATGGTTCATCCCTGGAGAATTTGGTCTTTTCCGGAAAACTGGATACCAAAAGGAATGGATAAATTTGAGCTGGCATTACAATGCGGTATCTCAGTATTAGTGGTTGCTTGCCCTTATGCCTTGGGACTAGCAACCCCTACGGCAGTAATGGTTGCAACAGGGAAGGGTGCTTCGCAAGGTGTTATTATCAAGGGTGGAAATGAACTCGAAAAGGCTCATAAG GTGAAAACGGTTGTCCTTGATAAAACAGGGACTCTGACAGTTGGGAAACCCGTGGTAGTCAATGCAGTAATGCAGTGCTCTTCTCCAATTTCTCATGCGCATAATAATGTCCAGGTTGGTCCTGAGGTTGAGAAATATGTTTCGGAACACGAGAATCTGGCTCGAACATGTGTGTTGGTTGCCATTGATGGAATGATTGCCGGATCTTTTGCTGTAACTGATCCAGTGAAGCAAGAGGCTGCGCGGGTCATCTCTTATCTCTTCACTCGATGA
- the LOC126613690 gene encoding nuclear transcription factor Y subunit B-9-like, producing the protein MPSQTPATLPNSAGNSDNNTEQKAPQCLVREQDRYMPIANVIRIMRKILPRHAKISDDAKETMQECVSEYIAFITGEANERCQREQRKTVTAEDVLWAMGKLGFDNYVEPLTIYLRRYRESESSDRSQFVTREEPQLMDYCPPGHAGPQVAMMPPPPPSYGPENYFGPQHGPPMYDPSMMGMFRDGSSSGAGGGGSSSASGAQGENSLAGFDPFGHFK; encoded by the coding sequence ATGCCATCGCAAACACCAGCAACCCTGCCAAACTCCGCCGGCAATAGCGACAACAACACTGAACAGAAGGCTCCGCAGTGCCTCGTTCGCGAGCAGGATCGGTACATGCCGATAGCCAATGTGATACGCATAATGCGGAAGATATTACCCCGGCATGCAAAAATATCTGACGACGCCAAGGAGACCATGCAGGAGTGTGTGTCCGAGTACATCGCCTTCATAACCGGCGAGGCCAACGAGCGCTGCCAGCGCGAGCAGCGCAAGACTGTCACTGCTGAGGATGTCCTCTGGGCCATGGGAAAGCTCGGGTTTGACAACTACGTCGAACCCCTCACCATTTACCTCCGACGATACCGGGAGTCAGAGAGTTCCGACCGCTCTCAGTTTGTGACGAGGGAGGAGCCCCAGCTAATGGACTATTGCCCTCCTGGGCATGCTGGGCCCCAGGTTGCAATGATGCCTCCCCCGCCACCATCTTATGGGCCGGAAAATTATTTCGGGCCCCAGCATGGTCCTCCCATGTATGACCCCTCGATGATGGGAATGTTTAGGGATGGTTCCTCCTCTGGTGCTGGTGGAGGCGGGTCATCGTCGGCTTCTGGGGCGCAGGGTGAGAACTCGTTGGCGGGGTTTGACCCGTTTGGTCACTTCAAATGA